The following is a genomic window from Conexivisphaerales archaeon.
ATTATGATTTTGTTAACGGGCATGTTTAACGAGTAAGCCATCAGGAACCTTGCCGCAAAAGGCGACTGGAGGCTTGACCAGACTTCAATAGTACCATCTCTTCTGTAAAGGCCTATGCAGTTCTGTGTCTCAAGAAACGCATGGGAGACGTGAGGCATGCTGAACTCTTCTTCTATCAGAAGGTCTGACTTTGCAAAACCCTCTTCCACATCTCCTCTCTTTAAGGAGAAGCGATTTGCGATGTTTGTTCCCGGGACTGGCTTGAAGGCAGGGAAGACCCTGTATTCAGCCAACTTTTCATGTATAATAGGCGCATCAGGCTTCAGAGCGTCTTTTACGTTCAGGACTGCAGGCAAATCCTCGTACTGAACAGAGACCTTTGCTGCAGCCTCCTCAGCGGCGGAAAGGCTATCTGCAACTACAGCGGCAACTGGATGACCGACCCATCTTACCTTGTCGATTGCCAGCAAATCTCTATCGCCAAGGTACATGCCTATTCTGAACGGAAAGTCCTTGCCTGTAGCAATACAAACCACTCCCGGTACCTTTTCAGCCTGCGACGTATCTATCCCGATTATCCTGGCATGGGGTCTGTCACTCGTAACAAGTTTAGCATAAAGCATCCCTGGCAGCTCGATATCAAGTGCGTAGTTCGCTGTACCTGTAACCTTAAGCTCAGAGTCGATCTGTGGTACTGCCTTTCCTACATACCTACCTTTCCTAGCTACCATGTTTAAAGATGAAGACAATCTCATTAAAAGTTTTTCTATTCTCAGAGGCTAGACATAGAATGGAAATTCGTGTGATGCCTTTCTAGCAAGAAATGTACCCCTTCCCGCCTTTCCGATAAATTGACCATCTTCGTAAATCACTTCTCCTCTCGAGACAGTGATGACAGGGTAGCCTTCTGCTACAAAATCATCATAGATAGAGTAGTCGATTCTGGAGTGTAAAGCATCAGCAGTTAGCCTAACCTTCTTCTGCGGGTCAAGTATGTAGAAGTCTGCATCACTGCCGACTGATATGGTTCCTTTCTTGGGGTAAAGGTTGTAGGCCCTTGCTGCATTGGTTGACGTTACCTCAACAAACCTATTCAGACTTATTCTTCCCCTTTTGTATCCCTCTGTGAACAAGACCGGAATTATCACTTCTGTGCCAGCAACTCCGTTTGGTATCTTTGTGAAGTCATCATTACCCATGCTCTTCTGTTCTGAAGTGAAGTCAGCATGGTCACTTGCCACAGTCTTTACATCCCCCTGCCTGAGACCTTCCCAGAGCGCTTCCCTGTCCTCCTTCCCCTTAATCGGCGGGCTCATTACGAAGTTTTTGGCATCAACTCTGCTGTAGACAGATTCGTCAAAGACCAGATAATGAGGACATGTTTCGGCAAATACTGCAAGCCCTCTTAGCATACCATCTCTAATAAGCTCCCTTCCAGGCTTGCTGGAGAGGTGCACTATGTACATTCTAGCCTTTGTATGGGCTGCTAGCGTAAGCATTCTCTGCACAGCCTCTGCCTCGACTATCTGGGGCTTGCTGAGAGCATGGTAAATCGCCTCTTTCTTTCCTTCTCTCATAAAGGTAGCAATGTTGGTTTCAGCAATACCGTTGTTCTCTGCATGAACAGCCACAAGACCCCCGTTTGACGAGACTGTCTTCATCACCTGCATTATTTCACCATCCTCCAGCATAAGCCCTTCTTTCCTGTAGGTTGTAAAGACCTTGAAACTAGTGATGCCTGATGCAATGACTTCCTTCACTTCGTTCAGAGTTTTTTCGTTGACATCCCTGAATATAACATGAAAGCTGTAGTCAACAACTGCTTTATTCCTTGCCTTGTTGTGCCAGTTCCTAACAGCTTCACTCAGTAACTCTCCTTTTTGCTGCACTGCAAAATCTATTATTGCTGTTATACCTCCAGCGGCAGCTGACACTGTCCCCGAATAGAAGTCATCTGCAGTGGTAGTACCCATAAACGGCATCTCAAAATGGGTATGACCATCTATTCCTCCAGGGAACAGAAGTTTTCCGGATGCATCTATTCTTCTTTCTGCCCTGTTTGGGTCGATCGACCTCGATATTGATGTTATTATACCATCTTCAGATAGGATGTCAGCATCAAATATGTCCCTGCTGGTAACCACTTTGGCATTTTTGACAAGAAGACTGGTCAATTATCTTCTCGCGGCGATCTGCAGCAGCGATTTAATAAATTTTTGAGAACGAGATGAACAGACAATATGGATATTCTGCCATTCCACCTTTAGCCTCTCGATTTCTCAATAAAATGACTGAATGGTTACCTATTTGTCTTTGCTTCTGGAAAAAGTAATCAGCTTGCATTTTCAGATCACATAGGCTTAGAAAGGTATAGTTGCTGAGTCCAGCAGACAGATTCAGCCTATCTGCGTATAAAAGGAAGGTTAATAACAGTGCAGAATGAGAAGACGGATAATGAAGATATCATTACTTCAGATGACTTGTTCAAGTGATAAAGAGAAGAATGTAGAAAAGGCGATAAGCTATGCCAAGAAAGCTTCTGAAGAAGGTTCACAGGTCTTATGCCTGCAGGAGCTATTCTCTACAATCTACTTTGCCTACACTCAGGAGCCTAGAT
Proteins encoded in this region:
- the hydA gene encoding dihydropyrimidinase; amino-acid sequence: MTSLLVKNAKVVTSRDIFDADILSEDGIITSISRSIDPNRAERRIDASGKLLFPGGIDGHTHFEMPFMGTTTADDFYSGTVSAAAGGITAIIDFAVQQKGELLSEAVRNWHNKARNKAVVDYSFHVIFRDVNEKTLNEVKEVIASGITSFKVFTTYRKEGLMLEDGEIMQVMKTVSSNGGLVAVHAENNGIAETNIATFMREGKKEAIYHALSKPQIVEAEAVQRMLTLAAHTKARMYIVHLSSKPGRELIRDGMLRGLAVFAETCPHYLVFDESVYSRVDAKNFVMSPPIKGKEDREALWEGLRQGDVKTVASDHADFTSEQKSMGNDDFTKIPNGVAGTEVIIPVLFTEGYKRGRISLNRFVEVTSTNAARAYNLYPKKGTISVGSDADFYILDPQKKVRLTADALHSRIDYSIYDDFVAEGYPVITVSRGEVIYEDGQFIGKAGRGTFLARKASHEFPFYV
- a CDS encoding nitrilase-related carbon-nitrogen hydrolase, whose protein sequence is MRRRIMKISLLQMTCSSDKEKNVEKAISYAKKASEEGSQVLCLQELFSTIYFAYTQEPRYFELAESIPGPTTEKLQSAAREYGIAIIAPIFEVDSEVPGIYYNTAVVIDE